One window from the genome of Candidatus Saganbacteria bacterium encodes:
- a CDS encoding pseudouridine synthase codes for MIYNPQKVYLIFNKPYGVLCQFTDELGRKTLKNFIPIQGIYPVGRLDFDSEGLVFLTNDGELNQQLSNPRFKLPKTYLVQIEGVPTEEELYELRHGVFIEGRKTKAAKVEVLDEEPELWPREKPIRFRKSVPTTWIKLSIVEGKYHQVKRMTAAVGHPCLRLVRVKIGLIDMRNLQPGKYLFIKKPIIR; via the coding sequence ATGATCTATAATCCCCAGAAGGTATATTTAATATTCAATAAACCATATGGAGTGCTCTGCCAATTTACAGACGAGCTTGGACGGAAGACCCTAAAGAACTTTATTCCGATCCAGGGTATATATCCTGTCGGTCGGCTTGATTTTGATAGTGAAGGCCTAGTTTTTCTTACAAACGATGGTGAACTTAACCAGCAATTGAGCAACCCGAGGTTTAAACTGCCAAAGACCTATCTTGTCCAAATAGAAGGAGTTCCAACCGAAGAAGAATTGTATGAGCTAAGGCATGGTGTCTTTATTGAAGGAAGAAAGACAAAAGCGGCAAAAGTTGAAGTATTGGACGAAGAACCTGAACTTTGGCCGCGAGAAAAACCTATCAGATTCAGAAAAAGTGTTCCGACTACGTGGATAAAACTATCAATTGTTGAAGGCAAATATCACCAAGTAAAGCGCATGACCGCGGCGGTAGGCCACCCATGTTTGCGTCTGGTCCGTGTTAAAATAGGCCTTATCGACATGCGAAACCTCCAACCCGGCAAATACCTCTTCATCAAGAAGCCAATAATAAGATAA
- a CDS encoding U32 family peptidase produces MISQHKPELLIPAGNLEKLETAVRFGADAVYVGAGVYSLRADQTAFSLKDLELGINLAHKKDVRVYLAMNIFSYDSDLPKMTKYLKEAIKIGIDAVIISDPGLIYLIKKNNLKVKIHLSTQTSTLNSEAVKFWNSLGVSRIVLGRELSLAQIKNIKNANPSVEIEAFVHGAMCMAYSGRCFLSKHMTGRSANRGECAHTCRWEYKIIEEKRPKEEIEVIEDPRGTYLMSPKDLCMIEHIKELKRSGIDSFKIEGRMKSAYYVAQVARIYRRAIDSNKYDPEFLSELIKISHRSYTIGFYFSDNDYNNTKGEYVRGYDFTGVVRSFDKGTNTVEVLGRNYFKKGDILEIIDPAYFNFRKLKVKKLVDQKGHELETAHNGYHVFIETEKLDRISPNSILRRKRS; encoded by the coding sequence ATGATATCTCAACATAAACCGGAATTACTGATCCCAGCCGGAAACCTCGAAAAACTTGAAACAGCTGTCAGGTTTGGGGCTGATGCCGTATATGTTGGGGCCGGCGTTTATTCCCTCCGAGCTGATCAGACTGCGTTTTCACTTAAAGATTTAGAACTCGGGATAAATCTTGCACATAAAAAAGATGTTCGAGTTTATCTTGCCATGAATATCTTCTCCTACGACTCAGACCTGCCTAAAATGACGAAATATTTAAAAGAAGCGATAAAGATCGGAATAGATGCCGTCATCATCTCCGATCCAGGCCTTATTTATTTGATAAAGAAAAATAATTTAAAAGTTAAGATCCATTTGAGTACGCAAACAAGCACTCTTAATTCCGAAGCCGTTAAGTTTTGGAATAGTTTAGGAGTTTCAAGAATTGTTTTGGGCCGTGAGCTCTCTTTGGCGCAGATAAAGAATATTAAAAATGCGAATCCGTCGGTCGAGATCGAAGCCTTTGTCCATGGCGCAATGTGCATGGCATATTCGGGAAGATGCTTTCTGTCAAAGCACATGACGGGTCGATCCGCTAATCGCGGGGAGTGCGCCCACACATGCCGATGGGAATACAAGATAATAGAAGAAAAAAGGCCGAAAGAAGAGATCGAGGTTATCGAAGACCCTCGAGGAACGTATCTTATGAGCCCAAAAGATCTTTGTATGATCGAGCATATAAAAGAACTGAAAAGATCCGGCATCGATTCGTTCAAGATCGAAGGCAGAATGAAATCAGCGTACTACGTTGCCCAAGTCGCAAGGATATACAGGCGCGCGATCGATTCAAACAAATACGACCCGGAATTTCTATCTGAATTAATAAAGATATCGCATAGAAGCTACACCATCGGGTTCTATTTTAGCGATAACGATTACAACAATACTAAGGGCGAATATGTTAGAGGTTATGATTTTACGGGTGTCGTTAGAAGTTTCGATAAAGGAACAAATACCGTAGAAGTATTAGGTAGGAATTATTTCAAGAAAGGCGATATTTTGGAAATAATTGATCCTGCATATTTTAATTTTAGAAAATTAAAAGTAAAAAAGTTAGTGGATCAAAAAGGGCATGAGCTTGAAACCGCGCATAACGGATATCACGTTTTTATTGAAACCGAAAAATTGGATCGAATATCTCCCAATTCTATTTTAAGAAGAAAAAGATCGTAA
- a CDS encoding DUF1016 family protein: MQRQIDTDLFVRYMSVKASRKTLPAKTKDSLAPFKDHYVLDFLGLKKAYSEEEMRKSILANLRDFFLEFGRNFTFVGEEYSLRVGDETYRIDLLFSWRAGQGNNNQKSWHEEPNSQSLDR, encoded by the coding sequence TTGCAGCGGCAAATTGATACTGATTTATTCGTACGCTATATGAGCGTTAAAGCTTCAAGAAAAACCTTGCCGGCCAAAACAAAAGATTCTCTTGCCCCATTTAAAGACCATTATGTCCTTGATTTTCTGGGTCTGAAGAAGGCCTATTCCGAAGAAGAAATGAGAAAATCGATTTTGGCCAACTTAAGAGATTTTTTTCTGGAATTTGGCAGGAATTTTACCTTTGTAGGCGAGGAGTATTCCCTTAGAGTCGGAGATGAAACCTATAGGATCGATCTTTTGTTCTCCTGGCGGGCTGGTCAAGGGAATAACAATCAAAAATCTTGGCACGAAGAGCCGAACTCGCAATCCCTTGATCGCTGA
- a CDS encoding helix-turn-helix transcriptional regulator, producing the protein MTIYERVGSRIKEACLRKNITAKQLAGLLGYSVASISNYERAKRWISLVDLERIAEFLGEPLSYFIEETPSKKGGKAPQPLAERKILKALKSLREVDLKKLAEKVTSLSRKTLEAKYTVLFLMNNRKEFEFGCASGIKSGLHKKLEDLFSTSTANVRFCLGNKLKIIFKSNKNYFTSDVAALISENGVKRLSLLTPSLLSLAKFETVMLMPLKTNYSLAGLLIACFEKTGEAERWMNSELLFLFKEYIAQLLGTARLLEEVKRKTQKIRTSYKIEVEESPRVSAGQTPRAPLAQASKKT; encoded by the coding sequence GTGACTATTTATGAAAGAGTTGGCAGCCGCATTAAAGAGGCCTGCTTAAGAAAAAACATTACCGCCAAACAATTGGCGGGCCTCCTGGGTTATAGCGTAGCTTCTATCTCAAATTATGAAAGGGCAAAACGTTGGATTTCCCTGGTAGATCTGGAAAGAATCGCGGAGTTTTTAGGGGAACCCCTCTCATACTTCATAGAAGAAACACCCTCTAAAAAGGGAGGCAAAGCCCCCCAACCATTAGCTGAAAGAAAAATTTTGAAAGCTCTAAAAAGCCTAAGGGAAGTCGATCTCAAAAAACTGGCTGAAAAAGTGACTTCGCTTTCCCGAAAAACCCTGGAAGCTAAATACACCGTTCTGTTCTTAATGAATAATAGAAAAGAATTTGAATTTGGATGTGCAAGCGGAATCAAAAGCGGCCTGCACAAAAAATTAGAAGACTTATTCTCCACGAGCACAGCCAACGTGCGATTTTGTTTAGGGAACAAGCTTAAAATAATCTTTAAAAGCAATAAAAATTATTTTACTTCAGATGTCGCCGCCTTGATTTCGGAAAATGGCGTTAAACGATTGTCACTGCTGACCCCATCCCTTTTAAGTTTAGCTAAATTTGAAACAGTTATGTTAATGCCTTTAAAAACCAATTATTCCTTGGCGGGACTTTTGATTGCTTGTTTTGAGAAAACCGGAGAAGCTGAACGCTGGATGAATTCAGAGCTCTTGTTTCTTTTTAAAGAGTATATTGCTCAGCTATTAGGAACTGCCCGGCTCTTAGAAGAAGTAAAAAGAAAAACGCAAAAGATTCGCACCTCTTATAAAATTGAAGTTGAAGAATCCCCTAGAGTATCTGCGGGACAAACGCCTCGAGCGCCCTTGGCGCAGGCCTCTAAAAAAACTTAG
- the gvpA gene encoding gas vesicle structural protein GvpA codes for MAVEKAIGSSSLVEVVDRILDKGLVIDAWVRVSLVGIEILAIEARVVAASVETYLKYAEAIGLTATAA; via the coding sequence ATGGCAGTTGAAAAAGCGATTGGAAGCTCCAGCTTGGTAGAAGTGGTTGATCGCATCCTTGATAAGGGATTAGTGATTGATGCTTGGGTTAGAGTTTCATTGGTTGGTATCGAAATTCTGGCGATTGAAGCCAGAGTGGTCGCCGCATCAGTAGAAACTTATCTAAAGTATGCTGAAGCAATCGGCTTGACGGCGACCGCAGCTTAA
- the gvpN gene encoding gas vesicle protein GvpN: protein MYTNTDEINTVLEPTPMPDFVETPYIKDITARALNYVKAGFPVHFRGASGTGKTTLAMHIAGKLKRPMVLLHGDEEFTTSDLVGGEYGYRIRKVVDRFISRVCKTEEDMVKRWVDNRLTVACKYGFTLIYDEFTRSRPEANNILLSILAEKIMDLPVGRGDEPYLKVHPEFTAIFTSNPEEYAGVHRSQDALRDRMVTMDLDHFDYETEVAITKAKSKIPRKEAEIIVNIVRGLRESEKCEFAPTIRGCIMIAKALKIQDLNLVSSNGSFLNICQDVLASETSRVGSKTNQTKVKEIVKGLVKKCA, encoded by the coding sequence ATGTATACAAACACAGATGAAATAAACACGGTTCTTGAGCCAACCCCGATGCCGGATTTTGTGGAAACGCCTTATATCAAAGATATTACCGCTCGCGCTCTTAATTATGTAAAAGCGGGTTTTCCCGTGCATTTCAGAGGGGCTTCCGGCACCGGCAAGACTACTCTTGCTATGCATATTGCCGGTAAACTTAAAAGGCCCATGGTGCTGCTGCATGGGGATGAGGAGTTTACTACTTCTGATCTGGTGGGCGGTGAATATGGCTATCGCATACGCAAGGTGGTTGATCGTTTTATCTCCAGAGTATGTAAAACGGAAGAGGATATGGTAAAGCGCTGGGTTGATAATCGCTTGACGGTGGCTTGCAAGTACGGGTTTACATTAATATATGATGAGTTTACCCGCTCCCGGCCGGAAGCCAACAATATCCTTCTTTCTATTTTAGCGGAAAAGATCATGGATCTGCCGGTAGGGAGAGGTGATGAGCCCTATCTAAAAGTTCATCCGGAATTTACTGCCATTTTTACTTCTAATCCGGAAGAATATGCCGGAGTGCACCGCAGTCAGGATGCTCTGCGCGACCGCATGGTTACCATGGATCTGGACCATTTTGATTATGAGACAGAAGTCGCGATAACTAAGGCAAAATCCAAGATCCCCAGAAAAGAAGCGGAGATAATTGTAAATATTGTCAGGGGATTAAGGGAATCTGAAAAGTGTGAATTTGCGCCCACCATTCGCGGCTGCATCATGATCGCCAAAGCGCTCAAAATCCAAGATTTAAATCTGGTAAGCTCCAATGGCAGCTTTTTGAATATTTGTCAGGATGTCTTGGCTTCAGAAACCAGCAGGGTGGGATCAAAAACCAATCAGACCAAGGTTAAAGAAATAGTTAAGGGATTGGTTAAAAAGTGCGCTTAG
- a CDS encoding Hsp20/alpha crystallin family protein → MVKERGEFGLGGLFKGLETLIDLAAKVKEAGGEIKKEGEIDLSHLKEGMKGVFGVTIRTAEGGKPVVEPFGNIKKTPQGPSVEAEREPITDVFDETDEIRVYAEMPGVNKTDIKLDLKDDILDISAKSRDRKYHKEVLLPLKLKVENLIFSYKNGILEVKIKK, encoded by the coding sequence ATGGTTAAAGAACGAGGAGAATTTGGCTTGGGCGGGCTTTTTAAAGGTCTTGAAACGTTGATCGATCTCGCGGCAAAAGTAAAAGAGGCTGGCGGAGAAATAAAAAAGGAAGGAGAGATCGATCTTAGCCATCTTAAGGAAGGGATGAAGGGGGTCTTCGGGGTTACAATCAGAACTGCGGAGGGCGGCAAGCCGGTAGTTGAGCCCTTTGGCAACATCAAAAAGACGCCTCAAGGGCCAAGCGTTGAGGCCGAGAGGGAACCCATCACCGATGTCTTTGATGAAACAGACGAAATTCGCGTCTATGCCGAAATGCCGGGAGTAAATAAGACTGATATTAAATTAGATTTAAAAGATGATATTCTTGATATTTCAGCCAAAAGCAGGGACAGGAAATATCATAAAGAGGTTTTACTGCCTCTGAAATTAAAGGTAGAAAATTTAATTTTTAGTTATAAGAATGGTATTTTGGAGGTTAAGATTAAAAAGTGA
- a CDS encoding CDC48 family AAA ATPase, whose translation MKDFLTLKVKEALSKDVGRAIARIDPEDMKELSLEVGSIAQVEGKRKTAVKIMPCYAEERRKKLVQMDGISRENAQVGLDEKVKLRKIDCKPSSKITLAPLTVSSLLRGETDAKYIGSLMEGLPVVKGDRIRAILFGSRSCDFKVLDTIPDGFVLMSPAALLRMESKGGKEPCPVKLSYEDIGGLSTQIQRIREMIELPLRYPQVFDRLGIDAPKGVLLYGPPGTGKTLIARAVVNETDAYFVSISGPEVMGKFYGESEGRLRSVFEDAQKHAPAIIFIDEIDAIAPKREEMGGEKQVERRVVAQLLSLLDGLESRGQIIVIGATNIPNTLDPALRRPGRFDREISVPIPDKNGRLEILQIHTRGMPLSKDVSLEKLAEITHGFVGADIQALGREAAMSALRKILPKIDFEMMEIPYETLLKLEVTMDNFREAMKEVEPSAIREVFVEVPDVKWEDVGGLDNIKEELKEAVEWPLKYADVFKQASTNPPKGILLYGEPGTGKTLLAKAVAHESGVNFISIKGPQLISQYVGESERGVREIFKKAKQAAPTVLFLDEIDSLVPKRGSSSTDAHVTERVISQFLTEMDGIEELKGVVVLAATNRLDLIDPALLRSGRFDLLLELPRPDTKARLEIFRIHSRNKPLEKDINLKDLAKRTEGKAGADIEFLCRRAAMLAIREFIGHKCPQMDGPVIKLKHFEDALLLAENQTVGQGFIPCLQEK comes from the coding sequence GTGAAAGATTTCTTAACCCTAAAGGTAAAAGAGGCACTATCTAAGGATGTCGGCAGGGCGATTGCCCGGATTGATCCCGAAGACATGAAGGAACTTAGCTTAGAAGTGGGCAGTATCGCGCAGGTTGAAGGGAAAAGAAAAACGGCGGTGAAGATAATGCCTTGTTATGCTGAAGAGAGAAGGAAAAAGCTTGTCCAAATGGATGGAATTTCACGAGAGAACGCGCAGGTTGGTCTTGATGAAAAGGTAAAACTTCGGAAAATCGACTGCAAGCCCTCTTCTAAAATCACCCTTGCTCCTTTAACCGTATCCAGTTTACTTCGAGGGGAAACAGATGCTAAATATATAGGGTCCCTGATGGAAGGACTGCCTGTCGTCAAGGGGGACAGGATCAGGGCGATACTTTTTGGTTCAAGATCGTGTGATTTTAAAGTGTTGGATACTATTCCCGATGGTTTTGTTTTGATGAGCCCTGCTGCCTTATTAAGAATGGAGAGCAAGGGAGGAAAAGAGCCCTGTCCCGTAAAACTTTCATATGAAGATATCGGCGGGCTTTCTACACAGATACAAAGGATCAGGGAGATGATCGAACTCCCTCTCCGTTATCCTCAAGTCTTTGACCGGCTGGGGATTGATGCGCCCAAGGGGGTTTTACTTTATGGTCCTCCGGGAACCGGCAAAACATTAATTGCGCGGGCGGTAGTAAATGAGACTGACGCTTATTTTGTAAGCATTTCCGGTCCGGAAGTGATGGGGAAATTTTATGGTGAATCCGAAGGCAGGTTGCGCTCCGTTTTTGAAGATGCTCAAAAACATGCTCCGGCTATTATTTTTATTGATGAAATAGACGCCATTGCTCCCAAAAGAGAAGAGATGGGGGGCGAAAAACAGGTGGAGCGGCGGGTGGTGGCGCAACTCCTCTCTCTGTTGGATGGTTTGGAATCTCGCGGTCAGATCATTGTAATTGGCGCTACTAATATTCCTAATACTTTAGATCCCGCCTTGAGAAGGCCCGGCCGATTTGACCGGGAAATATCCGTCCCCATTCCGGATAAAAATGGGCGGCTGGAAATTTTGCAGATCCATACCCGCGGCATGCCTCTCTCAAAAGATGTCAGTCTTGAGAAATTAGCTGAAATTACCCATGGTTTTGTCGGGGCGGACATTCAGGCCTTAGGCCGGGAAGCGGCAATGTCCGCCTTAAGAAAAATCCTTCCCAAAATAGATTTTGAAATGATGGAAATCCCATATGAGACCCTGCTTAAACTGGAAGTAACCATGGATAATTTTAGAGAAGCGATGAAGGAAGTTGAACCCTCTGCTATTCGAGAAGTTTTTGTAGAGGTGCCGGACGTCAAATGGGAAGATGTTGGAGGATTGGATAATATCAAGGAAGAATTGAAAGAAGCGGTTGAGTGGCCACTTAAATATGCGGATGTTTTTAAGCAAGCAAGCACCAACCCGCCCAAGGGGATTTTACTCTATGGAGAACCAGGAACCGGCAAGACCCTTTTAGCCAAAGCCGTGGCGCACGAAAGCGGCGTGAATTTTATCTCGATCAAAGGGCCGCAGCTGATTAGCCAGTATGTGGGTGAATCAGAGCGGGGAGTAAGAGAGATATTTAAGAAAGCAAAACAAGCGGCGCCGACTGTTCTTTTTTTAGATGAAATTGACAGTCTAGTGCCTAAAAGAGGGTCAAGTTCAACGGATGCTCATGTGACGGAGCGGGTGATCAGCCAGTTTTTAACGGAAATGGACGGGATCGAAGAGCTTAAAGGGGTGGTAGTTTTAGCCGCGACTAACCGATTGGATTTGATCGACCCTGCCCTTCTACGCAGCGGTAGATTCGATCTCTTACTCGAATTGCCTCGGCCTGATACCAAGGCGCGCTTGGAAATATTTCGCATTCATTCCAGGAATAAGCCGTTAGAAAAGGATATTAACTTGAAAGACCTGGCGAAAAGAACCGAAGGTAAAGCAGGCGCTGACATTGAATTCCTCTGCCGCCGGGCGGCAATGCTTGCCATAAGAGAATTTATCGGGCATAAATGTCCGCAGATGGATGGCCCGGTAATAAAGCTGAAGCATTTTGAAGATGCTCTTTTATTGGCAGAAAATCAAACTGTAGGGCAAGGGTTTATCCCTTGCTTGCAGGAGAAATAA
- a CDS encoding GvpL/GvpF family gas vesicle protein, with the protein MLEKYIYGIINSNEEKSINIENENAYVISCDGISAVVSDAEKVDYRNLPRETLARCLVKHQQVIEKVMRNFTIIPMRMGTYATDEEEVRRILAKGYPLIKDILNRAADTVEIDVVATRNNFEQILKEVGNEPEIKEFKEKIITEAKGITLEDQLKIGALVKKALDAKKESIASEIQTALKPVSLDVKTHAAMNDQMVMNAAFLINIVNREEFDQKIEELNAKYADKLNFRCVGPLPSYSFYTLEVLELKFDEIEWAKKKLRLRSGQIGEDEVKRAYKKFAKLSHPDVKEGGDAEFEEITKAYKLLKNYSRAGNDALLVKVRES; encoded by the coding sequence ATGTTGGAAAAATATATTTACGGCATTATAAATTCAAACGAAGAGAAATCTATTAATATCGAAAACGAGAATGCCTATGTAATTTCTTGCGATGGCATTTCCGCGGTAGTGAGCGATGCGGAAAAAGTTGACTATCGCAATTTGCCCCGAGAGACCTTGGCCAGATGCCTTGTCAAACACCAACAAGTGATTGAGAAGGTTATGAGGAACTTTACGATTATTCCTATGCGCATGGGAACTTACGCGACGGATGAAGAAGAAGTCAGGCGGATATTGGCAAAAGGGTATCCATTAATAAAAGACATATTAAACCGAGCGGCTGATACTGTTGAAATCGATGTCGTCGCGACTCGGAATAATTTTGAACAGATACTCAAAGAAGTCGGAAATGAACCGGAAATTAAGGAGTTTAAAGAAAAAATAATAACCGAGGCAAAAGGGATTACCCTTGAAGACCAGTTGAAAATTGGAGCTTTGGTTAAAAAAGCCTTGGATGCAAAAAAGGAAAGCATCGCTTCTGAAATACAAACGGCGTTAAAACCTGTCAGCCTGGATGTTAAAACGCATGCGGCCATGAATGATCAAATGGTAATGAATGCTGCTTTTCTGATTAATATTGTAAACCGAGAAGAATTTGATCAAAAAATAGAGGAGCTGAATGCTAAATATGCGGACAAACTAAATTTTCGCTGTGTCGGGCCGCTTCCATCCTACAGCTTTTATACTCTTGAAGTCTTGGAGCTGAAATTTGATGAAATAGAATGGGCAAAAAAGAAATTAAGGCTGCGAAGCGGGCAGATCGGCGAAGATGAAGTAAAAAGAGCGTATAAGAAGTTCGCAAAATTATCTCATCCCGATGTAAAGGAAGGCGGAGATGCGGAGTTCGAGGAGATAACCAAGGCCTATAAGCTTTTGAAAAACTATTCCCGGGCGGGAAATGACGCTTTGCTGGTCAAAGTAAGGGAAAGTTAA
- a CDS encoding GvpL/GvpF family gas vesicle protein: MEEGKYIYCIIGTKQERNFGPIGTGERGNEVLTIGYDDLSMVVSSHPLGKLIVNRENMLAHEKVIEKVMEEFDAALPVRFGTVASSADEIRGLLDRRYREFKNLLMAMDHKIELGVKGIWKNMDEIFNEIVAENREIKGLKAEIEKQKDKKNIQAKMAVGKMIEDALQAKKEKESGVIIEKLKKTSLDYKLNKTISDEMFINAAFLVDKGREKEFDNIMADLDRKYKNRAKFMYAGPLPPYNFVNITIYPGKWEA; encoded by the coding sequence ATGGAAGAAGGCAAATATATCTATTGCATTATCGGCACAAAGCAGGAGAGGAACTTTGGCCCTATTGGCACAGGAGAAAGGGGGAATGAAGTTTTAACTATTGGCTATGATGATTTGAGCATGGTGGTAAGCAGTCATCCCTTGGGCAAACTGATTGTCAATCGTGAAAATATGCTGGCGCATGAGAAGGTAATAGAGAAAGTTATGGAAGAATTTGACGCGGCGCTGCCGGTCAGGTTTGGAACCGTCGCCTCTTCCGCCGATGAAATAAGGGGGCTTCTGGATAGAAGATATCGGGAATTTAAGAACCTGCTTATGGCAATGGACCATAAGATAGAATTAGGCGTCAAGGGAATATGGAAAAATATGGATGAAATATTTAATGAAATTGTGGCAGAAAATAGAGAAATTAAGGGACTGAAGGCGGAAATAGAAAAGCAAAAAGACAAAAAAAACATCCAAGCCAAGATGGCGGTTGGAAAAATGATTGAAGACGCGCTGCAAGCAAAAAAAGAAAAAGAAAGCGGGGTGATAATTGAAAAATTAAAAAAAACCTCCCTTGATTACAAGCTTAATAAAACCATTAGCGATGAAATGTTTATTAACGCCGCCTTTCTGGTGGATAAGGGCAGGGAAAAAGAGTTTGATAATATTATGGCCGACTTGGATCGAAAATATAAAAATCGGGCTAAATTTATGTATGCGGGGCCTTTGCCGCCATATAATTTTGTAAATATCACAATTTATCCGGGAAAATGGGAGGCGTAA
- a CDS encoding GvpL/GvpF family gas vesicle protein, translating to MEQAVKEGKYIYCIIKESKPKKFGVLGIGGRGDQPYTICSDGVSAVVSNAPIKKYAVSRDNTLAHEKAIEEVMKEYTVLPVRFCTIAENENVVRKILEHEKDKLTPLFNKVEGKRELGLMAHFKEEAIYAEVLEKYQDIKRLKKEIEMLPPLKTYHQRMEIGRMVETALREENETYKELILESLIPLAEEVKENNRYGEIMIINAAFLVKKEKEAEFDAKVNELDDKYGRFMRFKYTGNLPPFNFVNLIIDTSTFAQCPTGKYSCS from the coding sequence ATGGAACAAGCAGTTAAAGAAGGCAAGTATATTTATTGCATAATAAAGGAAAGCAAACCAAAAAAATTTGGCGTGCTGGGGATTGGCGGCCGGGGGGATCAGCCGTACACAATTTGTTCCGATGGCGTGTCAGCTGTGGTCAGCAACGCTCCGATTAAAAAGTATGCTGTTTCCAGGGATAATACCCTGGCGCATGAAAAGGCCATAGAAGAAGTGATGAAGGAATACACGGTTTTGCCGGTGCGCTTTTGCACTATTGCGGAAAATGAAAACGTGGTCAGGAAGATTTTAGAACATGAGAAGGATAAACTTACGCCTCTTTTTAATAAGGTGGAAGGTAAAAGAGAGTTGGGATTAATGGCGCATTTTAAAGAAGAAGCGATCTATGCGGAAGTTTTAGAAAAATATCAAGATATAAAGCGGTTAAAAAAGGAGATTGAAATGTTGCCGCCGCTCAAAACTTATCATCAGCGCATGGAGATCGGAAGAATGGTGGAAACTGCCCTGCGCGAAGAAAATGAGACTTATAAGGAGCTTATTTTAGAATCTTTAATTCCTTTAGCCGAGGAGGTAAAGGAAAATAATCGCTATGGCGAGATCATGATTATCAATGCTGCCTTTTTGGTAAAAAAGGAAAAAGAGGCGGAGTTCGATGCAAAAGTTAACGAGCTGGATGATAAATATGGCAGATTCATGAGATTTAAATATACCGGCAACCTGCCGCCTTTTAATTTCGTTAACTTAATAATTGACACTTCGACTTTCGCTCAGTGTCCAACAGGGAAGTACTCATGTTCATAA
- a CDS encoding gas vesicle protein GvpG — protein sequence MFIIDDILLLPLQPVLMVAEKIDEMVQKELYDEDRIKENLMNLQLKLDMNQISQEEYERQEKNLLERLNQIISEKEE from the coding sequence ATGTTCATAATCGATGACATATTGCTTTTGCCTTTGCAGCCAGTATTGATGGTGGCAGAAAAGATCGATGAGATGGTTCAAAAAGAACTGTACGACGAGGATCGCATCAAGGAGAATCTAATGAATTTGCAGCTTAAACTGGATATGAACCAGATCAGCCAGGAAGAATATGAAAGACAAGAAAAAAACCTTTTAGAGCGCTTGAATCAAATTATATCGGAAAAGGAGGAGTAA
- a CDS encoding GvpL/GvpF family gas vesicle protein produces MLIYVYCITNIEPNLNGSKELVNSLYFISEQGLYAVVSGEKEEEYGQENLEKNLSNLEWIKQKAALHEKVIEQIMEQVGVIPFKFGTLFNNEQNLKTMLIEHGEEFKSDLDRLADKEEWGIKTYCDKEKLIQNLKVENEEMKGIDDEINMASPGKAFILKKKKEELLNIVLSKTLNIYIQDSFNQLCKHCQEGCLNRLLPREATGKHEDMILNAAFLVARNKVPYFSQEVDCLNSDGKEKGVNFDLSGPWPPYNFCLPRSDRGQPMNKKVQNE; encoded by the coding sequence ATGCTTATCTATGTGTATTGCATAACCAATATAGAGCCAAATCTAAACGGTTCCAAAGAACTGGTAAACAGTCTTTATTTTATCAGTGAGCAGGGACTTTACGCTGTGGTAAGCGGAGAAAAGGAAGAAGAATATGGCCAGGAAAATCTGGAGAAGAACCTCTCTAATCTGGAATGGATCAAGCAAAAGGCCGCTCTGCATGAAAAAGTGATTGAACAAATTATGGAACAAGTCGGCGTGATTCCCTTTAAGTTTGGAACCCTGTTCAATAATGAACAAAATCTGAAAACTATGCTGATTGAACATGGCGAGGAATTCAAGTCTGATTTAGACCGGCTTGCGGATAAAGAAGAATGGGGTATAAAGACCTATTGCGATAAAGAAAAATTAATACAAAATCTCAAGGTGGAAAATGAAGAGATGAAAGGAATTGACGATGAAATCAATATGGCTTCACCCGGCAAGGCTTTTATCTTAAAGAAAAAAAAGGAGGAATTGCTGAATATCGTCTTGAGTAAAACTCTCAACATTTATATTCAAGATAGTTTTAATCAATTGTGTAAACATTGCCAAGAAGGATGCCTTAATCGTTTATTGCCCAGAGAGGCTACCGGAAAGCATGAAGACATGATTCTAAACGCCGCCTTTTTAGTTGCCAGGAATAAAGTTCCCTATTTTAGCCAAGAAGTTGATTGCCTTAATTCTGATGGCAAAGAAAAAGGGGTTAACTTTGATTTAAGCGGTCCCTGGCCGCCTTATAATTTTTGCCTGCCCCGATCCGATCGAGGTCAGCCCATGAATAAGAAGGTCCAAAATGAATAA